In one window of Arachis ipaensis cultivar K30076 chromosome B06, Araip1.1, whole genome shotgun sequence DNA:
- the LOC107605269 gene encoding myosin IB heavy chain, translated as MSNADEDNGEAEGRLRMRPSNSNISDDQEPFMGIKVRRKASLFREYLGDYIDVPSHPFLLKILQKQGDKRVLFADKVLRVTGSGKMKRCVLMITDLAIYVVDPEIDALKRRVALAAVEKICLSELSDNFFAIIIPTEYDLLMASTRKTEIVTVMVEASKNASDFELEVAFSNRFEYNAASDLVKEIQFEQVQGGVKTRILRK; from the exons ATGTCCAACGCCGACGAAGACAACGGCGAAGCTGAGGGAAGGCTCCGAATGAGACCTTCAAACAGCAATATCTCCGACGACCAAGAACCATTCATGGGAATCAAGGTCCGACGCAAGGCCTCTCTTTTCAGAGAATACCTCGGTGACTATATCGACGTCCCTTCTCACCCTTTTCTCCTCAAGATTCTGCAGAAACAAG GGGACAAGAGAGTTCTGTTTGCGGATAAAGTGTTGAGGGTAACTGGTTCAGGGAAGATGAAACGGTGCGTTTTGATGATTACTGATTTGGCAATTTACGTTGTTGACCCTGAGATCGATGCCCTTAAACGACGGGTAGCGCTTGCGGCGGTTGAGAAGATTTGTCTGAGTGAGCTGAGTGATAATTTTTTTGCAATTATTATTCCTACGGAGTACGATTTGCTCATGGCCAGCACTCGAAAGACTGAGATTGTTACTGTCATGGTTGAGGCTTCTAAGAATGCATCTGATTTTGAGCTTGAGGTTGCTTTTTCCAATAG GTTCGAGTATAATGCAGCATCAGATTTGGTGAAGGAAATTCAATTTGAGCAAGTTCAAG GGGGTgtcaaaacaagaattttgaggaAGTGA